A portion of the Nitratidesulfovibrio termitidis HI1 genome contains these proteins:
- a CDS encoding sigma-54 interaction domain-containing protein, protein MDGRNFPHTGNKLPSDGQDGPHFETLQNGTGFLLLSGDMLRLKQLAVQVASSDAPILIHGETGTGKELFARLIHDMSVRARKPFVAVNCGVHEGELFADKFFGHEQGAFTGAHRTSQGCFELAGDGTLFLDEVGEIPPANQADFLRVLEERKYRRIGGQRDIPFQARIIAASNRELPDMVREGRFRADLFFRLNVIPVSLPPLRARREEIVPLARHFLAHYAEKYHRHGMRFRPETEAGLSGYPWPGNVRELKNLVERLALLAPDGDIGPEHLPLELRSAVALGTTGVGGVGGVGGAGGYAGGGATDGSPGGAGNGNGVGNGGSGGGSGGLTGGGLAIHAVHPAGMGEDLSLDVARREAEVRVILKAMRASGGNKGEAARLLGVSPRTLRYKFSEYGLRF, encoded by the coding sequence ATGGACGGCAGAAATTTTCCGCATACCGGCAACAAATTGCCGAGTGATGGCCAGGATGGTCCTCATTTCGAAACGTTGCAGAACGGAACAGGGTTTCTCCTGTTGTCCGGGGATATGCTGCGCCTGAAACAGCTGGCGGTGCAGGTGGCCTCGTCGGACGCGCCCATCCTGATCCACGGCGAAACGGGCACCGGCAAGGAGCTGTTCGCGCGGCTCATCCACGACATGAGCGTGCGGGCGCGCAAGCCTTTCGTGGCCGTGAACTGCGGCGTGCACGAGGGCGAACTGTTCGCGGACAAGTTCTTCGGGCACGAGCAGGGGGCCTTTACCGGCGCGCACCGCACCAGTCAGGGGTGTTTCGAGCTTGCCGGGGACGGCACGCTGTTTCTGGACGAGGTAGGCGAGATTCCGCCCGCCAACCAGGCGGACTTTCTGCGGGTGCTGGAAGAGCGCAAGTACCGGCGCATCGGCGGGCAGCGGGACATTCCGTTCCAGGCGCGCATCATTGCCGCATCCAACCGCGAATTGCCGGACATGGTGCGCGAAGGGCGGTTCCGGGCGGACCTGTTCTTCCGCCTGAACGTGATCCCGGTGTCGCTGCCGCCGTTGCGGGCGCGGCGCGAGGAAATCGTGCCGCTGGCCCGGCATTTTCTTGCCCACTACGCAGAGAAGTATCACCGGCACGGCATGCGTTTTCGTCCGGAGACCGAGGCGGGGCTGAGCGGCTACCCGTGGCCGGGCAACGTGCGCGAACTGAAGAATCTGGTTGAGCGGTTGGCCCTGCTGGCCCCGGATGGCGACATCGGGCCGGAGCACCTGCCGCTGGAACTGCGGTCAGCCGTGGCGCTGGGGACAACGGGTGTGGGGGGTGTCGGGGGCGTTGGCGGGGCTGGCGGATACGCCGGGGGCGGCGCGACCGATGGCTCGCCTGGCGGAGCGGGGAACGGCAACGGCGTCGGTAATGGGGGGAGCGGGGGCGGCAGCGGTGGCTTGACGGGTGGAGGCCTGGCCATCCATGCCGTGCATCCGGCAGGCATGGGGGAAGACCTCAGCCTGGACGTGGCCCGCCGCGAGGCCGAGGTGCGCGTGATCCTGAAGGCCATGCGCGCCAGCGGCGGCAACAAGGGCGAGGCCGCGCGCCTGCTGGGCGTCAGCCCGCGCACCCTGCGCTACAAGTTCAGCGAGTATGGGTTGAGGTTCTAG
- a CDS encoding sulfite exporter TauE/SafE family protein → MNTATKVRFWGPAVLAVLLVLCWALPVLASGGDVASAAAAAMPADGHPWWFWPTALLFFCFILGIIAVLAGVGGGVLFVPLVSGFFPFHLDFVRGAGLLVALAGALAAGPGLLKRNLASLRLALPVALIASACSIVGAMVGLALPTNVVQICLGGTILFIAVLLLVSKNTVRPEVKKQDALSIALGMDGVFIEPSTGEVIDWKTHRTLPGLLLFIIIGLMAGMFGLGAGWANVPVLNLLMGVPLKVAVGTSKFLLSITDTSAAWVYLNQGCVIPLMAIPSIIGLMLGSFVGVRLLAVAKPKFIRYMVIGVLLFSGGKALLKGLGI, encoded by the coding sequence ATGAACACCGCTACCAAAGTCAGGTTCTGGGGCCCGGCGGTCCTTGCGGTCCTGCTTGTGCTGTGCTGGGCCCTTCCCGTGCTGGCGTCGGGGGGCGACGTGGCCTCCGCTGCCGCCGCAGCCATGCCGGCAGACGGCCATCCGTGGTGGTTCTGGCCCACGGCGCTGCTGTTCTTCTGTTTCATTCTCGGCATCATCGCCGTGCTTGCGGGCGTGGGCGGCGGCGTGCTGTTCGTGCCGCTGGTCAGCGGGTTCTTTCCGTTCCACCTCGACTTCGTGCGCGGCGCGGGCCTGCTGGTGGCCCTGGCGGGCGCGCTGGCGGCCGGTCCCGGCCTGCTGAAGCGCAATCTGGCCAGCCTGCGCCTGGCCTTGCCCGTGGCGCTCATCGCCTCGGCCTGCTCCATCGTGGGCGCCATGGTCGGCCTGGCCCTGCCCACCAACGTGGTGCAGATCTGCCTTGGCGGCACCATCCTGTTCATCGCCGTGCTGCTGCTGGTGTCCAAGAACACCGTGCGGCCCGAAGTGAAGAAGCAGGACGCCCTCAGCATCGCGCTCGGCATGGATGGCGTGTTCATCGAACCCTCCACCGGCGAAGTCATCGACTGGAAGACCCACCGCACCCTGCCGGGCCTGCTGCTGTTCATCATCATCGGCCTCATGGCGGGCATGTTCGGCCTTGGCGCCGGGTGGGCCAACGTGCCGGTGCTCAACCTGCTCATGGGCGTGCCGCTGAAGGTGGCCGTGGGCACCTCCAAGTTCCTGCTGTCCATCACCGACACCTCGGCCGCGTGGGTGTACCTGAACCAGGGCTGCGTCATCCCGCTGATGGCCATCCCCTCCATCATCGGCCTGATGCTGGGTTCTTTCGTGGGCGTGCGCCTGCTGGCCGTGGCCAAGCCCAAGTTCATCCGCTACATGGTCATCGGCGTGCTGCTGTTCTCTGGCGGCAAGGCGCTGTTGAAGGGCCTTGGCATCTAG
- a CDS encoding sigma-54 interaction domain-containing protein, with protein sequence MSTQHTGPAAPHTTRPRAGSPARHGAPPPQVSGISPLPVDLAAMLDALPVGVALLDTDCTIRLMNRALETLTGFTTAEVRGIPCRHALRASICLHRCPLRRPLTTASGITVATASGAHYDMADDGDLPPVPQAQEGDILNRHRRRIPVRMSMSPLRDADGRVVGWLHAVEDLTLVRELEEKTARGEAFGPLVGRSVAMERVFQALPAMAQNDGPLLVTGETGTGKDTLAEAVHKASSRAREPFVKASLSSLPEFLAESELFGHRKGAFPGAEENKPGRFRMAQGGTLYLTEVGDLPLSIQGRLLAFLDEGVIYPAGATDPVACDVRLVVATNRDPEQLVTEGRLREDLFRRLSAVRLHLPPLRDRGEDIEFLLNHFMGHFAARMKKTVRGCSGKALRTLLDYPFPGNVRELRNIAEYAVTLCHGETVMPAHLPAYLFQAKAEARRAERERKAGRGIPGAVDAFDATSAPSQAQSAAQAASGEGGEHLARASVSDLERRLIADALQRTGNRRGEAAELLGWGRSTLWRKMKQYGMC encoded by the coding sequence GTGTCCACACAGCACACAGGCCCAGCAGCCCCGCACACCACCCGGCCCCGCGCCGGGTCGCCCGCACGCCATGGCGCGCCGCCGCCGCAGGTATCGGGCATCTCGCCCCTGCCGGTGGACCTTGCCGCCATGCTGGACGCCCTGCCCGTGGGCGTGGCCCTGCTGGACACCGACTGCACCATCCGCCTGATGAACCGCGCGTTGGAAACCCTGACCGGCTTCACCACGGCGGAAGTGCGCGGCATCCCTTGCCGCCATGCCCTGCGCGCCAGCATCTGCCTGCACCGCTGCCCGCTGCGCCGCCCGCTGACCACCGCATCGGGGATCACCGTGGCCACGGCGTCGGGGGCGCATTACGACATGGCCGACGACGGCGATCTGCCCCCCGTTCCGCAGGCCCAGGAAGGCGATATCCTGAACCGTCACCGCCGCCGCATCCCGGTGCGCATGAGCATGTCCCCCCTGCGCGATGCCGATGGCCGCGTGGTGGGCTGGCTGCACGCCGTGGAAGACCTGACGCTGGTGCGCGAACTGGAAGAAAAAACCGCCAGGGGCGAGGCCTTTGGCCCGCTGGTGGGACGCAGCGTGGCCATGGAACGGGTGTTCCAGGCCCTGCCCGCCATGGCCCAGAACGACGGTCCCCTGCTGGTCACCGGCGAGACGGGCACCGGCAAGGACACCCTGGCCGAGGCCGTGCACAAGGCCTCTTCCCGCGCCCGCGAGCCCTTCGTGAAGGCCAGCCTGTCGTCCCTGCCCGAATTCCTGGCCGAATCGGAACTGTTCGGCCACCGCAAGGGGGCCTTCCCCGGCGCGGAAGAAAACAAGCCGGGCCGGTTCCGCATGGCCCAGGGCGGCACGCTGTACCTCACCGAGGTCGGCGACCTGCCCCTGTCCATCCAGGGCCGCCTGCTGGCCTTCCTGGACGAGGGGGTCATCTACCCCGCAGGCGCAACAGACCCCGTGGCGTGCGACGTGCGCCTGGTGGTGGCCACCAACCGTGACCCGGAACAACTGGTTACCGAAGGCCGCCTGCGCGAGGACCTGTTCCGCCGCCTGTCCGCCGTGCGCCTGCACCTGCCCCCCCTGCGCGACCGGGGCGAGGACATCGAATTCCTGCTCAACCACTTCATGGGGCACTTCGCCGCGCGGATGAAAAAGACCGTGCGCGGCTGCTCCGGCAAGGCCCTGCGCACCCTGCTGGACTACCCCTTCCCGGGCAACGTGCGCGAGTTGCGCAACATCGCCGAATACGCCGTCACCCTGTGCCATGGTGAAACGGTGATGCCCGCCCACCTGCCCGCGTATCTCTTTCAGGCCAAGGCAGAGGCCCGCCGCGCCGAGCGCGAGCGCAAGGCCGGGCGCGGCATTCCCGGCGCGGTAGATGCGTTCGATGCCACCAGCGCCCCCAGCCAAGCGCAGTCTGCCGCGCAGGCCGCCTCCGGCGAGGGCGGCGAACACCTGGCCCGGGCCAGCGTCAGCGACCTGGAACGCCGCCTCATCGCCGACGCCCTGCAACGCACCGGCAACCGCCGGGGCGAAGCCGCGGAACTTCTGGGCTGGGGCCGTTCCACCCTGTGGCGCAAGATGAAACAGTACGGGATGTGCTGA
- a CDS encoding NifB/NifX family molybdenum-iron cluster-binding protein — protein MPATLLIPLYRDEVAPRFDLAGEALLVHLDADGAELSRSSVLLAHASSEELCRIALEEKVRAVICNGIDDEFWQYLRWKRIEVIDNVMGPVDEAIARFRADVLRPGDILFHRSDA, from the coding sequence ATGCCCGCCACCCTGCTCATACCCCTGTACCGTGACGAGGTAGCCCCCCGCTTCGACCTGGCGGGCGAGGCCCTGCTGGTGCACCTGGACGCCGACGGCGCCGAGCTTTCCCGTTCCAGCGTGCTGCTGGCCCATGCCTCGTCCGAGGAACTGTGCCGCATCGCGCTGGAAGAAAAGGTGCGCGCGGTGATCTGCAACGGCATCGACGACGAGTTCTGGCAGTACCTGCGCTGGAAGCGCATAGAGGTCATCGACAACGTCATGGGCCCGGTGGACGAGGCCATTGCCCGGTTCCGCGCCGACGTGCTGCGCCCCGGCGACATCCTGTTCCACAGGAGCGACGCATGA